TACGCCAGCCCGGCCGCCAGCGAGAGGCCGACTCGCAGGCCCGTGAACGACCCCGGGCCACGCGCTGCCACCACCGCGTCGAGGTCGTCAGGCGTGCCGCCGGCCCGTCTCACAACGGCGTCCAGGCGGACCAGCACCGGCGGATCCGCTCGATCCCTCACCCAGTCGTCGGCCGCGAGCAGCCGGCGGCCGTCGAGAACGACCAGCGACTGGTCGACGCCGGACGTGTCAATCGCCAGGCGCATGTTTGAAGACCGTCAAAATCCGGTCGGGCCCGCGCACCAGGGTGAGCCGGCGCCGCGTCTCCGCCGTGCTGTTCAACCGGATACGGACCGTCGCCCAGTCGTCGAGCACGTCGGCGCGATCCGGCCACTCGATGACGGTCACCGCGTCCGGCGCCGGTTCGTCGAGACCCGTGTCCACCCAGGCCATCCCCTCCAGACGATAGAGGTCGTAATGCTCGATGGGCAGACGGCCCTGGTAGCGGTGGTGCAAGACGAAGGTCGGACTATGCACGCCGCTCGTGACGCCGAGCGCCTCCGCGATCCCCTTCACCAGTTCGGTCTTTCCCGCACCGAGGTCGCCTTCGAGGGCGATGACGTCTCCCGCCTCGAGCACCTGTCCGAGGCGGCGGCCGAGCTCGCGGGTCTCCTCCACCGATCCCGTCTCAACGAAAGTGCTCGTAGCCGGCTCCTTCGACGCTTTCGAGACGCGTGCCGTTGCGAAGCCGAATGCCCGGCCTGGCTTCGATCTCGCCGACGACCGTCAAGGGGAGGTCGATCCGCTCGAGGACGCGCCTGGCGGCGGCGATGCGAGCGGACGGGGCCGCGCAGATCAGTTCGAAGTCCTCCGAATCTTTGACGGCCAGCCCCCATTCCTTCGGACGCAGGCCTCGCGCCAGTGGGAGCCGCGTGACGTCGATGGTCGCCCCCAGCCGCGCGCCCTCGACCAATCGCTCGACCTCACGGTAGAGGCCGTCGCTGATGTCACCGCCAACCCGGATGCCCGACTCGACGAGGACGCGGCCGGCGACGACGCGGGGCGTCGGATCGAGCTGGGCCGAGACCCAGGCACGCTCGTCGCGGGTCTCGGGCCCGCGCCCGGATTCGAGGAGCCGCAGACCGGCGGCGGCGCCACCCAGGGCGCCCGTGACGGCGAGGAGCCAGCCGGGCCGTGCGCCTTGCCGCCTGAGCATCGACCGCGCCGAGTCGAG
This DNA window, taken from Candidatus Dormiibacterota bacterium, encodes the following:
- the tsaE gene encoding tRNA (adenosine(37)-N6)-threonylcarbamoyltransferase complex ATPase subunit type 1 TsaE, with translation MEETRELGRRLGQVLEAGDVIALEGDLGAGKTELVKGIAEALGVTSGVHSPTFVLHHRYQGRLPIEHYDLYRLEGMAWVDTGLDEPAPDAVTVIEWPDRADVLDDWATVRIRLNSTAETRRRLTLVRGPDRILTVFKHAPGD
- the thiL gene encoding thiamine-phosphate kinase, with the protein product MGERGLLRSIGRYLDPPSRGLLVAAPADDAAVWRGDPFVVATTDTMVEEIDFRLQWPGFDFRTLGRRLVSINLSDLAAMGAEPRYALIALTLRGTLPVADVRRLYLGVAEQARRFSCAIAGGDLSGTLGLLTLTATLIGRLDSARSMLRRQGARPGWLLAVTGALGGAAAGLRLLESGRGPETRDERAWVSAQLDPTPRVVAGRVLVESGIRVGGDISDGLYREVERLVEGARLGATIDVTRLPLARGLRPKEWGLAVKDSEDFELICAAPSARIAAARRVLERIDLPLTVVGEIEARPGIRLRNGTRLESVEGAGYEHFR